The proteins below are encoded in one region of Labeo rohita strain BAU-BD-2019 chromosome 15, IGBB_LRoh.1.0, whole genome shotgun sequence:
- the kiaa0753 gene encoding protein moonraker isoform X1 has product MISDFQRGSAMTIGELGTVNREWIKKGSSGSQTTGLQTQLQFSNTVTPSVINRATCVGPPSPIIIEKLRPRTERQDDLESCSSSVRLSVLSEERLQAAVRLARRDLRRKHQESISRLSFEPAETSDNISPERSNIDYNPHVVHPKMSGPKKQLKNGAQVLVYTPNSQLKQGQALTKDLDPRTNSGEPQLTQEIRKLQKELSTYVQRIEQLANKGRAVEVLEPDEKQRMEIRRQEQAARSARIIYVLQQQVKEIQEDLDKLRSQNVKHTKKSKAMDKLAAAHRGAVRAMQVFINQLSDPAENRVPTHCKELGQLIRQLSLCSAKAEVGQGSAVPETALDILQKLETLDSALSKQETTKKRDIDLQNVNPVEKTSTRVRARSMSPPRPARATAERTSQRPRKPAAAKKPIGGRLAVKSHRTSQALVKERNEVLRAGLESLLHHQKLRETEAQKPNKTNSAINQDHAKQAGHVRDASFQQPTVSSRLRENQVPQKEATVPWMPTSPHSPPRPRAVSSRPEPRCLFSPKKTPEKQKPQTSGSTQLSPTSHDRNQAQNEALRQAWLDRVTADRLKELNRLSKEEADRINRLQTTVGSPTQWAEKAELAARERIQPLLDQAQVVGAGSYTHRERLKVADKPGASADALSEALLEDLLEDAARALWVTERQQVAEAEAEKQLQGPTLESMLLRMEEMERDQEEVRRRFAMISYSDPLIWEKGTDAQRNIGSSRPGSPQPIRLTKPVLNAAGTADILLQKPVETGAASDTSILDEESLTLNDPSHPVPAGGGSTRGVCLTVPPSMQRSIQKYRENHDAFLRLVSHEALGSFNPWAIADSLADELMAEALADVAAEFQDVCEEYAEAVFTSEFLQPVQSPTTSMS; this is encoded by the exons ATGATTTCAGATTTCCAAAGGGGGTCTGCTATGACCATTGGTGAATTGGGCACTGTGAATCGTGAATGGATTAAAAAAGGCTCTTCTGGGTCACAAACTACTGGTCTGCAAACACAG CTTCAGTTCAGCAACACCGTGACACCCAGTGTTATTAACAGAGCCACCTGTGTGGGACCCCCTTCTCCCATCATAATAGAGAAACTTAGACCCCGTACAGAGAGGCAGGATGATCTGGAGAGCTGCAGCAGCTCTGTACGTCTCTCAGTCCTCTCAGAAGAGCGCCTGCAGGCTGCTGTCAGACTCGCAAGGAGAGATCTGCGCAGGAAACATCAGGAATCCATCAGCCGTTTGTCATTTGAACCAGCAGAAACATCAGACAATATCAGTCCTGAAAGAAGCAACATAGATTACAATCCTCATGTGGTACACCCAAAGATGTCAGGTCCaaagaaacaattaaaaaacgGTGCTCAGGTGCTTGTTTATACTCCCAACAGCCAACTTAAACAGGGACAGGCACTCACCAAAGACCTCGACCCGAGAACCAACAGCGGTGAACCTCAGCTCACACAGGAGATCCGGAAATTACAGAAGGAGCTGAGCACATATGTTCAACGGATAGAGCAGTTGGCTAATAAAG GACGTGCTGTGGAGGTTCTGGAGCCTGATGAGAAACAAAGAATGGAGATCAGGCGACAGGAGCAGGCGGCCCGTTCTGCACGCATCATCTATGTGTTACAACAGCAG GTTAAAGAAATACAGGAGGATCTAGACAAGCTGCGTTCACAGAATGTCAAACACACCAAAAAG TCTAAGGCAATGGACAAATTGGCTGCTGCTCACCGGGGAGCTGTAAGAGCCATGCAGGTTTTTATCAACCAGCTGTCAGACCCTGCAGAGAACAGAGTGCCCACCCACTGCAAAGAGCTGGGGCAGCTGATTCGTCAGCTCTCTCTCTGCTCAGCCAAAGCAGAGGTTGGGCAAGGATCTGCCGTACCAGAGACAGCCCTCGACATCCTGCAGAAATTAGAG ACGCTTGACTCAGCACTAAGTAAACAGGAGACAACCAAGAAAAGAGACATAGATTTGCAAAATGTCAACCCAGTGGAAAAGACTTCTACCAGGGTCAGGGCCCGCAGCATGTCCCCTCCCCGTCCTGCCAGAGCAACAGCTGAAAGGACCTCACAAAGACCCCGAAAGCCAGCTGCTGCAAAAAAGCCTATTG GCGGCAGACTGGCAGTAAAATCCCACAGGACCTCACAAGCATTGGTGAAGGAGCGCAATGAAGTTCTGAGGGCAGGGCTAGAGAGCCTCTTACATCATCAGAAACTGAGAGAGACAGAAGCACAGAAACCCAACAAAACTAACAGTGCCATCAACCAAGACCATGCtaag CAGGCCGGTCATGTACGCGATGCCAGCTTTCAGCAGCCCACTGTCTCATCCCGGCTGAGGGAAAACCAGGTACCTCAAAAAGAGGCCACTGTGCCTTGGATGCCAACATCCCCTCACTCTCCTCCACGCCCACG TGCTGTGTCTAGTCGGCCAGAACCCAGATGTCTGTTCTCACCTAAAAAGACCCCTGAAAAGCAGAAGCCACAGACCAGTGGCAGCACACAACTCAGTCCTACATCGCATGACAGGAATCAAGCCCAAAATGAAGCCCTCAG GCAAGCCTGGCTGGACCGGGTGACTGCAGACAGACTAAAAGAACTGAATCGTCTGAGTAAAGAGGAGGCTGACCGCATTAACAGACTCCA GACCACAGTGGGCTCTCCAACACAATGGGCGGAAAAAGCTGAGCTGGCAGCTAGAGAGAGAATTCAGCCTTTGTTGGATCAAGCACAG GTGGTTGGAGCAGGAAGTTACACACACCGAGAGCGGCTCAAGGTTGCAGATAAG CCCGGGGCCAGTGCGGACGCACTGAGCGAAGCTCTTCTGGAGGATCTTCTGGAGGACGCAGCTCGAGCTCTGTGGGTGACTGAGAGGCAGCAGGTGGCCGAGGCTGAGGCTGAGAAGCAGCTGCAGGGCCCCACATTGGAGAGCATGTTGCTGAGGATGGAGGAGATGGAG AGAGACCAGGAGGAAGTGCGTCGGCGCTTTGCTATGATCTCATACTCTGACCCTCTTATCTGGGAAAAAGGCACAG ATGCTCAGAGGAATATTGGTAGCTCTAGGCCAGGATCTCCTCAGCCAATCCGTCTGACGAAACCAGTCCTGAACGCAGCCGGTACGGCCGACATTCTCCTCCAAAAGCCAGTGGAGACCGG GGCTGCATCAGACACATCGATACTAGATGAGGAGTCTTTAACTCTAAATGACCCCAGTCATCCAGTCCCAGCTGGAGGGGGAAGCACACGAGGGGTTTGCCTGACTGTGCCGCCCAGCATGCAGAGGAGTATTCAGAAATACAGGGAGAACCATGATGCCTTTCTGCGCCTGGTTTCGCACGAGGCTCTGGGGAGCTTCAATCCTTGGGCAATAGCAGACAG TCTGGCTGATGAGCTAATGGCCGAGGCTCTGGCTGATGTGGCGGCAGAGTTCCAGGATGTTTGCGAAGAGTATGCGGAAGCTGTTTTCACTTCAGAGTTCCTCCAGCCTGTCCAGTCTCCCACCACATCAATGTCATAG
- the kiaa0753 gene encoding protein moonraker isoform X2: MISDFQRGSAMTIGELGTVNREWIKKGSSGSQTTGLQTQLQFSNTVTPSVINRATCVGPPSPIIIEKLRPRTERQDDLESCSSSVRLSVLSEERLQAAVRLARRDLRRKHQESISRLSFEPAETSDNISPERSNIDYNPHVVHPKMSGPKKQLKNGAQVLVYTPNSQLKQGQALTKDLDPRTNSGEPQLTQEIRKLQKELSTYVQRIEQLANKGRAVEVLEPDEKQRMEIRRQEQAARSARIIYVLQQQVKEIQEDLDKLRSQNVKHTKKSKAMDKLAAAHRGAVRAMQVFINQLSDPAENRVPTHCKELGQLIRQLSLCSAKAEVGQGSAVPETALDILQKLETLDSALSKQETTKKRDIDLQNVNPVEKTSTRVRARSMSPPRPARATAERTSQRPRKPAAAKKPIGGRLAVKSHRTSQALVKERNEVLRAGLESLLHHQKLRETEAQKPNKTNSAINQDHAKAGHVRDASFQQPTVSSRLRENQVPQKEATVPWMPTSPHSPPRPRAVSSRPEPRCLFSPKKTPEKQKPQTSGSTQLSPTSHDRNQAQNEALRQAWLDRVTADRLKELNRLSKEEADRINRLQTTVGSPTQWAEKAELAARERIQPLLDQAQVVGAGSYTHRERLKVADKPGASADALSEALLEDLLEDAARALWVTERQQVAEAEAEKQLQGPTLESMLLRMEEMERDQEEVRRRFAMISYSDPLIWEKGTDAQRNIGSSRPGSPQPIRLTKPVLNAAGTADILLQKPVETGAASDTSILDEESLTLNDPSHPVPAGGGSTRGVCLTVPPSMQRSIQKYRENHDAFLRLVSHEALGSFNPWAIADSLADELMAEALADVAAEFQDVCEEYAEAVFTSEFLQPVQSPTTSMS, translated from the exons ATGATTTCAGATTTCCAAAGGGGGTCTGCTATGACCATTGGTGAATTGGGCACTGTGAATCGTGAATGGATTAAAAAAGGCTCTTCTGGGTCACAAACTACTGGTCTGCAAACACAG CTTCAGTTCAGCAACACCGTGACACCCAGTGTTATTAACAGAGCCACCTGTGTGGGACCCCCTTCTCCCATCATAATAGAGAAACTTAGACCCCGTACAGAGAGGCAGGATGATCTGGAGAGCTGCAGCAGCTCTGTACGTCTCTCAGTCCTCTCAGAAGAGCGCCTGCAGGCTGCTGTCAGACTCGCAAGGAGAGATCTGCGCAGGAAACATCAGGAATCCATCAGCCGTTTGTCATTTGAACCAGCAGAAACATCAGACAATATCAGTCCTGAAAGAAGCAACATAGATTACAATCCTCATGTGGTACACCCAAAGATGTCAGGTCCaaagaaacaattaaaaaacgGTGCTCAGGTGCTTGTTTATACTCCCAACAGCCAACTTAAACAGGGACAGGCACTCACCAAAGACCTCGACCCGAGAACCAACAGCGGTGAACCTCAGCTCACACAGGAGATCCGGAAATTACAGAAGGAGCTGAGCACATATGTTCAACGGATAGAGCAGTTGGCTAATAAAG GACGTGCTGTGGAGGTTCTGGAGCCTGATGAGAAACAAAGAATGGAGATCAGGCGACAGGAGCAGGCGGCCCGTTCTGCACGCATCATCTATGTGTTACAACAGCAG GTTAAAGAAATACAGGAGGATCTAGACAAGCTGCGTTCACAGAATGTCAAACACACCAAAAAG TCTAAGGCAATGGACAAATTGGCTGCTGCTCACCGGGGAGCTGTAAGAGCCATGCAGGTTTTTATCAACCAGCTGTCAGACCCTGCAGAGAACAGAGTGCCCACCCACTGCAAAGAGCTGGGGCAGCTGATTCGTCAGCTCTCTCTCTGCTCAGCCAAAGCAGAGGTTGGGCAAGGATCTGCCGTACCAGAGACAGCCCTCGACATCCTGCAGAAATTAGAG ACGCTTGACTCAGCACTAAGTAAACAGGAGACAACCAAGAAAAGAGACATAGATTTGCAAAATGTCAACCCAGTGGAAAAGACTTCTACCAGGGTCAGGGCCCGCAGCATGTCCCCTCCCCGTCCTGCCAGAGCAACAGCTGAAAGGACCTCACAAAGACCCCGAAAGCCAGCTGCTGCAAAAAAGCCTATTG GCGGCAGACTGGCAGTAAAATCCCACAGGACCTCACAAGCATTGGTGAAGGAGCGCAATGAAGTTCTGAGGGCAGGGCTAGAGAGCCTCTTACATCATCAGAAACTGAGAGAGACAGAAGCACAGAAACCCAACAAAACTAACAGTGCCATCAACCAAGACCATGCtaag GCCGGTCATGTACGCGATGCCAGCTTTCAGCAGCCCACTGTCTCATCCCGGCTGAGGGAAAACCAGGTACCTCAAAAAGAGGCCACTGTGCCTTGGATGCCAACATCCCCTCACTCTCCTCCACGCCCACG TGCTGTGTCTAGTCGGCCAGAACCCAGATGTCTGTTCTCACCTAAAAAGACCCCTGAAAAGCAGAAGCCACAGACCAGTGGCAGCACACAACTCAGTCCTACATCGCATGACAGGAATCAAGCCCAAAATGAAGCCCTCAG GCAAGCCTGGCTGGACCGGGTGACTGCAGACAGACTAAAAGAACTGAATCGTCTGAGTAAAGAGGAGGCTGACCGCATTAACAGACTCCA GACCACAGTGGGCTCTCCAACACAATGGGCGGAAAAAGCTGAGCTGGCAGCTAGAGAGAGAATTCAGCCTTTGTTGGATCAAGCACAG GTGGTTGGAGCAGGAAGTTACACACACCGAGAGCGGCTCAAGGTTGCAGATAAG CCCGGGGCCAGTGCGGACGCACTGAGCGAAGCTCTTCTGGAGGATCTTCTGGAGGACGCAGCTCGAGCTCTGTGGGTGACTGAGAGGCAGCAGGTGGCCGAGGCTGAGGCTGAGAAGCAGCTGCAGGGCCCCACATTGGAGAGCATGTTGCTGAGGATGGAGGAGATGGAG AGAGACCAGGAGGAAGTGCGTCGGCGCTTTGCTATGATCTCATACTCTGACCCTCTTATCTGGGAAAAAGGCACAG ATGCTCAGAGGAATATTGGTAGCTCTAGGCCAGGATCTCCTCAGCCAATCCGTCTGACGAAACCAGTCCTGAACGCAGCCGGTACGGCCGACATTCTCCTCCAAAAGCCAGTGGAGACCGG GGCTGCATCAGACACATCGATACTAGATGAGGAGTCTTTAACTCTAAATGACCCCAGTCATCCAGTCCCAGCTGGAGGGGGAAGCACACGAGGGGTTTGCCTGACTGTGCCGCCCAGCATGCAGAGGAGTATTCAGAAATACAGGGAGAACCATGATGCCTTTCTGCGCCTGGTTTCGCACGAGGCTCTGGGGAGCTTCAATCCTTGGGCAATAGCAGACAG TCTGGCTGATGAGCTAATGGCCGAGGCTCTGGCTGATGTGGCGGCAGAGTTCCAGGATGTTTGCGAAGAGTATGCGGAAGCTGTTTTCACTTCAGAGTTCCTCCAGCCTGTCCAGTCTCCCACCACATCAATGTCATAG